A genomic window from Archaeoglobus neptunius includes:
- a CDS encoding type IV toxin-antitoxin system AbiEi family antitoxin domain-containing protein produces MRIKMLDELARKKIFTVEEAAKISGIDKNVLKVLLSRLEKRGWVERIEKGKYMVIPLGARKGEYTLNEFVIGSLLVNPSAIAYWSALNYHGLTEQIPTTVFVQTTSRKKKRELEIFGVRYRIVRVKEEKFFGVEKAWLDEFQVNVTDREKTVVDCLDKPEYCGGVIEVAKALKNGEFDFEKLSEYAIKIGNSGVVRRLGYLCDALGLQIDLPEIRARNYLFLDPTMPKKGKANGKWRLIINLDIGELE; encoded by the coding sequence ATGAGAATCAAGATGCTTGATGAACTGGCGAGAAAGAAGATATTCACGGTTGAGGAAGCTGCAAAGATTAGTGGTATCGATAAAAATGTCTTAAAAGTCCTTCTTTCAAGGTTAGAAAAGAGGGGGTGGGTTGAAAGAATAGAGAAGGGCAAATATATGGTGATACCGCTTGGTGCGAGGAAAGGAGAATACACATTAAATGAGTTTGTTATCGGTTCCTTGCTTGTAAATCCCTCTGCAATTGCGTATTGGTCGGCTCTCAACTATCATGGCTTAACAGAGCAAATACCCACAACTGTTTTTGTTCAAACAACATCAAGGAAAAAGAAGCGGGAATTGGAGATTTTCGGGGTGAGATACAGGATTGTTAGAGTAAAGGAGGAGAAGTTTTTCGGTGTTGAGAAAGCATGGCTTGATGAGTTTCAGGTTAATGTGACAGACAGAGAGAAAACTGTTGTTGATTGTCTGGATAAGCCAGAATACTGCGGTGGGGTGATTGAGGTTGCAAAGGCTTTGAAGAATGGTGAATTTGATTTTGAAAAACTGTCGGAGTATGCTATAAAAATCGGAAACTCGGGAGTTGTAAGAAGACTTGGTTATCTCTGCGATGCTCTGGGATTGCAGATTGATCTGCCTGAAATCAGGGCGAGGAATTACTTATTTCTTGACCCCACCATGCCCAAGAAGGGCAAAGCTAATGGCAAATGGAGATTGATAATCAACCTTGACATCGGTGAGCTTGAATGA
- a CDS encoding nucleotidyl transferase AbiEii/AbiGii toxin family protein: MIPEVEIREFARKNGVPETTVERDYAQNWLLSSLPHIMALKGGTGIRKVYIGNYRFSDDLDFTLLEDVEADELKDFIVKAVREAKKRSGIDFDENIRFRGVDNGYDVTVYFRILRRAGNPLRIKIDITKRENEATLLPLERRKIIHPYSDKCETEVLTYSLQEIFAEKIRSLFQRTRPRDLYDVWLLSKLGLDVSGIIDEKFRFKGVKADFDGLLRRKEDFRNAWESSLRHQLRDLPDFNVVFDDVMEFLGGVL, from the coding sequence ATGATTCCCGAAGTAGAAATAAGGGAGTTCGCAAGGAAAAACGGTGTGCCGGAAACGACAGTTGAGAGAGATTACGCTCAAAACTGGCTTTTATCTTCTCTGCCACACATCATGGCGTTAAAAGGTGGAACAGGCATTAGAAAGGTGTATATTGGAAATTACAGGTTCTCAGATGATTTAGATTTCACATTGCTTGAAGATGTGGAAGCTGATGAATTAAAAGATTTTATTGTTAAAGCTGTGAGAGAGGCGAAGAAGAGGAGCGGAATTGATTTTGATGAGAACATCAGATTTAGGGGAGTTGATAACGGATATGATGTTACAGTTTATTTTAGAATTCTGAGAAGAGCAGGCAACCCCCTACGGATAAAAATAGACATAACAAAAAGGGAGAATGAAGCTACACTTCTCCCGCTGGAGAGAAGAAAAATCATCCATCCTTATTCTGATAAATGCGAGACGGAGGTTTTGACTTACTCACTTCAGGAGATTTTTGCGGAGAAGATCAGGTCTTTATTCCAGAGAACGAGACCAAGGGATTTGTATGATGTATGGCTTCTTTCAAAACTTGGATTGGATGTTTCTGGCATTATTGATGAAAAGTTCAGGTTTAAAGGAGTTAAAGCGGATTTTGATGGTTTATTGAGGAGAAAAGAGGATTTCAGAAATGCGTGGGAAAGCTCGCTCAGGCATCAGCTAAGGGATTTACCTGATTTCAATGTGGTTTTTGATGATGTGATGGAGTTCTTAGGTGGTGTGCTATGA
- a CDS encoding CRISPR-associated protein Csx11, with translation MSGKLNELMENRDAILLAEIGALIHDLGKLSEEFVRSKCIEESDKNWIHHTAVIELDMHRGVKYANDIRRILKNIKININRKTIALYDFILGHHPKNWGRKEKWDKLESFEFEYPAYDKGLILLKFIIASDTFDSEEDKSYCKDPQSVCGIYKSTSFGFEEDVIIPQSLKDERVKIYKVLRDWLDSCNIREIIDKRLKILNKIKESFSKTLGETRRSANDVTLWDHSYMTASMMKALLAQYILCKYFENEDNCKEFLKEVKQADTAPKQIVLNTKPFKIFSVGWNLFEFLKQSHKIPDVIGRIRILEEIRNSIRKIVEEEYALGNSIYEDDFGIYFLIPSVLSDDDLKEVKERIFDVFNEKVGGILLPVFHLEEPNPSEEFRIGKLLTKAMENIGKYVKSHKIELIKAPTWICSWNESVRLSKEKLVCNVCGKGFYCKGDDEKICETCKDIRSKGRVKEISQTVFIDEIAWNPDEKQYENACLLIAKFDLDEWLNGRFVQSLFIREPDKYYDDLNWNSGENLPGLAGVLGKALKDKIKSNVWDEEAEKNVYNAVKSFLHDKVPIIRGNSTKTVALGVIKLIEEEIKDGKTLTDILNREKHEHFISNTAFDFEYLDNLVLSKPPSPSRLMRVWRDTTNFFSTVAKKIEAPDVVACNIRIKDFTLKGKKLVEGLAYIVKIPKLGVSGEVVCEESCEIPEYLRIITPHLSEILINNESKVLDTGIEIYHPESKGLIAIATIDCIVPAGSYKAYRTISISPTLFMAIIPASKSWEIVKMIKDEYVKNFGKVFGKLPLHVGLIYFKRKMPIFVALDSAMRFVNEFESLKGEDELYVIENPRTEDNYAILGLGHAKDWQSFKYTVRIPYKLGDGNPDYYHPYLMVSSSKDSIEIKIDESPIIQKHISKIKEGDIIKMKKYYIDFEFLDSNIRRFDIGKKRKHWLFTNSTNRPKPYLLWDIDNFERLGGLVKKLGLTTTQVMNLYELLIDKLEEWGIHKPPVELSNGTDEDKATAETFKIFVENAIKDVPLGLKVVDGESGKGKISKEDYEFLKESILNGMFFDFVDLWHTILKEKFGERGEENV, from the coding sequence ATGAGTGGGAAATTGAATGAGTTGATGGAGAATAGGGATGCGATCTTGCTTGCTGAGATTGGGGCTTTGATTCATGATTTGGGGAAGTTGAGTGAGGAGTTTGTAAGATCAAAGTGTATTGAAGAATCTGATAAAAATTGGATTCACCACACTGCAGTTATTGAACTCGATATGCATAGAGGGGTTAAATACGCAAATGACATTAGAAGGATACTAAAAAATATTAAAATAAATATCAATCGGAAGACAATTGCATTATACGATTTTATTTTAGGTCATCATCCTAAGAATTGGGGTAGAAAAGAAAAATGGGATAAACTAGAAAGCTTTGAATTCGAGTATCCTGCCTACGATAAAGGTTTGATTTTGTTGAAATTCATTATAGCCTCAGATACTTTTGATAGTGAAGAGGACAAATCCTACTGTAAAGATCCGCAAAGTGTCTGCGGTATATACAAATCGACATCTTTTGGCTTTGAAGAGGATGTAATCATACCTCAATCTTTGAAAGATGAAAGAGTAAAGATTTATAAAGTTCTAAGAGACTGGCTGGATTCTTGTAATATTAGAGAAATTATCGATAAGAGGCTCAAAATTCTCAATAAAATCAAAGAGTCATTTTCTAAAACACTTGGAGAGACAAGGAGGTCAGCAAACGATGTTACTTTATGGGATCATTCGTACATGACAGCAAGCATGATGAAAGCTCTTTTAGCACAATACATTTTGTGTAAATATTTCGAAAATGAAGATAACTGCAAAGAATTTCTAAAAGAAGTAAAGCAAGCAGATACTGCTCCTAAGCAGATAGTATTGAATACTAAACCATTCAAAATATTCTCAGTGGGCTGGAATTTATTCGAATTTCTAAAGCAATCTCACAAAATTCCAGATGTAATTGGTAGAATTAGGATTTTAGAGGAAATAAGGAATTCTATTAGAAAAATTGTGGAGGAAGAATATGCCTTAGGTAATTCGATCTATGAGGATGATTTTGGAATATACTTTTTAATTCCATCGGTATTAAGCGATGATGATCTGAAAGAAGTTAAAGAAAGGATTTTCGATGTATTTAACGAAAAAGTGGGTGGTATATTATTACCAGTATTCCATCTTGAGGAACCAAATCCCAGCGAAGAATTTAGAATCGGAAAATTGCTTACTAAAGCGATGGAAAATATTGGAAAATACGTGAAATCTCACAAAATTGAGTTGATTAAAGCTCCCACTTGGATTTGTTCATGGAATGAATCCGTGCGATTATCCAAAGAAAAACTTGTTTGCAACGTCTGTGGTAAGGGATTTTACTGCAAAGGTGATGATGAAAAGATTTGCGAGACCTGCAAGGATATAAGAAGTAAGGGTAGGGTAAAAGAAATTTCGCAAACAGTCTTTATTGATGAGATTGCTTGGAATCCCGATGAAAAACAGTACGAAAATGCTTGCTTGCTAATTGCTAAGTTTGATTTGGATGAGTGGTTAAATGGTAGATTTGTTCAGAGTTTGTTTATTAGAGAACCAGATAAATACTATGATGATCTAAACTGGAATAGTGGTGAAAATCTTCCCGGTCTAGCGGGTGTACTTGGTAAAGCACTTAAAGATAAAATAAAATCAAATGTATGGGATGAAGAAGCAGAGAAAAACGTATATAATGCTGTTAAATCATTTTTACATGATAAAGTACCCATAATAAGGGGAAATTCTACAAAAACTGTAGCTCTTGGTGTAATCAAGCTGATAGAAGAAGAGATTAAAGATGGGAAAACGTTAACGGATATTCTAAATAGAGAGAAGCATGAGCATTTTATCTCAAATACTGCTTTTGATTTTGAATATTTAGATAATTTAGTACTCTCAAAGCCCCCATCACCATCCCGTTTGATGCGTGTTTGGCGTGATACTACAAACTTTTTCAGTACAGTTGCCAAGAAAATTGAAGCTCCAGATGTGGTGGCATGTAATATTAGGATAAAGGATTTCACATTAAAGGGCAAAAAACTGGTTGAAGGTTTGGCTTACATAGTTAAAATACCAAAGCTTGGGGTGTCTGGTGAAGTCGTTTGTGAGGAAAGTTGCGAGATACCCGAATATCTAAGGATAATAACGCCACATCTTTCAGAGATCCTTATAAACAACGAGAGTAAAGTTCTTGATACTGGAATTGAAATTTATCATCCTGAAAGTAAAGGTCTGATAGCGATAGCGACAATTGATTGTATTGTCCCCGCAGGGTCTTATAAGGCATACAGAACAATTTCAATTTCTCCAACTCTGTTCATGGCAATAATTCCTGCAAGCAAGTCTTGGGAAATTGTAAAGATGATTAAAGATGAATATGTGAAGAATTTTGGAAAAGTCTTTGGAAAATTACCACTACACGTCGGTTTAATATACTTCAAAAGAAAAATGCCGATATTTGTGGCTCTCGATTCTGCAATGAGGTTTGTTAATGAGTTTGAAAGTTTAAAGGGTGAAGATGAATTGTATGTGATTGAAAATCCGAGGACTGAAGATAACTATGCGATTTTAGGGCTTGGCCATGCAAAAGACTGGCAATCCTTTAAGTATACGGTTAGAATACCATACAAGCTTGGAGATGGAAATCCGGATTACTACCATCCATACCTTATGGTAAGTTCATCAAAGGATTCGATTGAAATCAAAATTGATGAATCTCCAATCATTCAAAAGCACATTTCAAAGATTAAGGAAGGGGACATAATTAAAATGAAGAAATATTATATTGATTTCGAATTCCTCGACTCGAACATCCGCAGATTTGACATTGGTAAGAAAAGAAAACACTGGCTTTTCACCAACTCGACGAACAGGCCGAAACCATACTTGCTCTGGGATATCGACAACTTCGAGAGGTTGGGGGGACTTGTCAAAAAGCTCGGACTTACAACAACGCAGGTCATGAACCTTTACGAGTTGTTAATAGACAAACTCGAAGAATGGGGGATACACAAACCACCGGTAGAGCTTTCAAACGGCACTGATGAAGACAAAGCTACAGCTGAGACCTTCAAGATATTCGTAGAAAATGCGATAAAAGACGTTCCGCTGGGATTGAAGGTAGTAGATGGAGAATCCGGTAAAGGTAAAATATCAAAAGAAGATTATGAATTTTTGAAGGAATCCATCCTAAACGGCATGTTTTTTGATTTTGTAGATTTGTGGCATACAATTTTGAAGGAGAAGTTTGGGGAAAGAGGTGAGGAAAATGTCTGA
- the cmr4 gene encoding type III-B CRISPR module RAMP protein Cmr4 has protein sequence MSDCGNKVYEQKKYFAIALDPIHIGTGGYRIGRVDNTIVREPATGIPKIPGTTIEGVCRSYAFLRIMENGKLREELKKSGFNQQCAKGKVKKEGDRKIEPCGKCPVCITFGYTTDTRSLQAMALFSDARVLFFPVATMIGPVWVTCPMILKDAGIKDIPKLGDNSFIVPEGCEIKPPDGKLNFGWLLLNQDNKDSNKETNVDNWVYSEDDDQKKKLKDAIREEILKRITIVSDNLFATIVNSNLEVRTSVAIDPERGAAEEGALFTYEAIPRGTVFWFDVTYQNPRFYQIDSINGCNNTDLKRCIIETVKSGLSLFECLGLGGMSSRGFGRLRVLNLGDDDGNKK, from the coding sequence ATGTCTGATTGTGGAAATAAAGTATATGAGCAGAAGAAATATTTCGCAATAGCCTTGGATCCCATCCACATCGGAACTGGTGGATACAGAATTGGCAGAGTTGATAACACCATCGTCAGAGAGCCGGCAACTGGCATACCTAAGATACCCGGCACGACAATAGAAGGAGTTTGCAGGAGTTACGCGTTTTTAAGAATAATGGAGAATGGAAAGTTGAGAGAAGAGCTAAAAAAGAGTGGGTTTAACCAGCAATGTGCTAAAGGCAAGGTGAAGAAGGAAGGAGATAGAAAAATAGAGCCGTGTGGAAAGTGTCCCGTATGCATCACTTTTGGATACACCACAGACACAAGATCACTTCAAGCGATGGCATTGTTTTCGGATGCAAGAGTTCTGTTTTTCCCAGTGGCCACTATGATTGGTCCCGTTTGGGTTACCTGTCCGATGATTTTAAAAGATGCAGGTATAAAGGATATACCAAAACTAGGTGATAACAGCTTTATTGTCCCAGAGGGTTGCGAAATTAAGCCTCCAGATGGAAAGCTTAATTTTGGCTGGTTACTATTAAATCAAGATAATAAGGACAGTAATAAGGAAACGAATGTAGATAATTGGGTGTATTCCGAGGATGATGATCAGAAAAAGAAATTGAAAGATGCGATACGAGAAGAAATTCTAAAAAGGATTACCATAGTTTCCGACAACCTCTTTGCTACAATCGTAAACTCAAACCTTGAGGTGAGAACATCAGTAGCAATAGACCCAGAAAGAGGAGCTGCTGAAGAGGGAGCCTTATTTACCTACGAAGCGATTCCGAGGGGGACAGTATTCTGGTTTGATGTAACCTATCAGAATCCAAGATTTTATCAGATTGACAGTATAAATGGATGCAACAATACCGATTTAAAGAGGTGCATAATTGAAACTGTGAAGAGCGGGTTATCTCTTTTCGAGTGCTTGGGACTTGGTGGAATGAGTTCAAGGGGTTTTGGAAGGTTAAGAGTTCTGAATTTGGGTGATGATGATGGAAACAAAAAATAA
- a CDS encoding RAMP superfamily CRISPR-associated protein has protein sequence MTWKCYLTIFKAESPVHIGYRQIGILKTTRYYITGRAMWGAITANLTRALFSSPDAQDYQAVGNFVRKNIRTTYFYPAIKKDTVKDPEKWSECKVEDYLVFMPEYTDEGLKFGKKTKEEFEQTFIDSFVSTALEPQTKTAEEGSLHEFEYIRNKINIGGKATQVYWIGYLFVKHNTYETKDNQGKRVYRVELKESGKDIEIKFKNEITYKACLKGALNPLFVGGERNYGFGRLTPESDFVESQRLFGKFTVKLNANEPIMEIDTAFAHLDLEGAELKGELLGEIEPVVGLEWSDEGAGQRISSFEICALPGSKIGKSYIKVGNYGILKR, from the coding sequence ATGACGTGGAAATGCTATCTCACAATCTTCAAAGCAGAATCTCCCGTGCACATCGGATACAGACAGATTGGCATCTTGAAGACAACTCGCTACTACATCACAGGCAGGGCAATGTGGGGGGCGATAACAGCCAATTTAACAAGAGCGTTATTCAGCAGTCCAGATGCGCAAGACTATCAGGCGGTTGGAAATTTCGTCAGAAAAAACATAAGAACAACATACTTCTATCCTGCCATAAAGAAAGATACTGTAAAAGACCCAGAAAAGTGGAGCGAATGTAAGGTTGAAGATTATCTCGTTTTTATGCCCGAATATACTGATGAAGGATTAAAATTCGGTAAGAAAACTAAGGAAGAGTTTGAACAGACATTCATTGATTCCTTTGTCTCCACCGCCCTCGAACCGCAAACAAAAACAGCGGAAGAGGGAAGTTTACACGAGTTTGAGTATATTAGAAATAAGATCAATATAGGTGGAAAAGCTACTCAGGTTTACTGGATCGGATACTTATTCGTAAAGCATAACACATATGAGACGAAAGATAATCAGGGAAAAAGGGTTTATAGAGTGGAATTAAAAGAAAGTGGAAAGGATATTGAAATCAAATTTAAAAATGAAATAACTTACAAGGCTTGTTTAAAAGGTGCTTTAAATCCGTTATTTGTAGGCGGAGAAAGAAACTACGGTTTTGGTAGGCTAACACCTGAATCAGATTTTGTAGAGAGCCAGAGGTTATTCGGAAAATTCACAGTTAAATTAAATGCTAATGAACCAATAATGGAAATTGATACAGCTTTCGCACATTTAGATCTGGAAGGTGCAGAATTAAAAGGAGAGCTCTTAGGAGAAATAGAACCTGTTGTCGGTTTGGAGTGGTCTGATGAAGGTGCAGGACAGAGGATAAGTAGTTTTGAAATATGTGCACTTCCAGGAAGTAAAATAGGAAAATCTTATATCAAGGTTGGAAATTATGGAATCCTTAAAAGATAG
- the cas3 gene encoding CRISPR-associated helicase Cas3', producing the protein MESLKDRIFAKLELKNGEKYFQTLEGHTTDALKILKAYIQQNYDVIAQFCDRRELNKEKFLRNLFLTVYLHDIGKLTKEFQENIRQNRRSQKYPHAYYGFFLLYESFTDTIIEIPIELAAILGHHTQLYDQLYSDHNQFERPTFLVNEIKEFVNNATKIYTELGFNEFFVFNGFDIVVHESRPRPKVVNKVRNEFVKRINEFVDENRNWERTKSIFSYFFAVLQICDDYASAHFSKFVESYNGEQRLFDSVLENPDEYVPFLKVDDPIKKVLGDKDPYKFQKDLLDAPKFVTLFAPCGRGKTEAALLWALNALEKYRRNKIVFAMPTQTTSNAMYDRLKAIFGEENVGLYHGRCFIKLRDDLKKETDEDFEEEKDVEEIRSETFKGNTFFKPITITTVDHLIYSFVKGFSQADFALGNLQNAVIIFDEVHYYEKLTLEHLLTLFNLLTKMDIPHLLMSGTLPDFMLKELDNCYRHIVDKEGLEFIPFKLELHGRPMFDDDVVNEIVENYRKGLTQFTILNTVERAKQFYLRLKEELKNSDEPNIMLYHSQFTYNDRVKKENEIYSRIKNKPFILVATQVIEISLDISCDVMYSELAPPDALGQRAGRLNRKGREWSNEFEHVLKIYTPEKHLPYEEDLFNKVQLNVRDYQKPMSYKEVKEFCDRVYADYTLEIPSDLLSLFRKCAVFGYNWKDITFDGEEGRIFRVRDEKIQYVDVIPECIYEKEGEKALRVENMAKIPLYYLLEDIRRGLGYFYPKEIKKGRKIKVYWICRYPYSYEIGFENRGDEEFTIL; encoded by the coding sequence ATGGAATCCTTAAAAGATAGAATATTTGCAAAACTTGAACTCAAAAACGGAGAAAAATATTTCCAAACCCTTGAAGGCCACACTACAGATGCGCTTAAGATACTTAAAGCATACATCCAGCAAAACTACGACGTAATCGCCCAGTTTTGCGATAGGCGGGAGTTGAACAAAGAAAAGTTTCTAAGAAATCTCTTTTTAACCGTGTATCTTCACGATATTGGTAAGTTGACAAAAGAATTTCAGGAGAACATAAGGCAGAACAGAAGGTCTCAGAAGTATCCACATGCCTATTATGGCTTCTTTTTACTTTACGAGTCTTTTACGGACACGATTATAGAGATTCCAATAGAGCTTGCTGCAATTCTTGGACATCATACTCAGCTATATGATCAGCTTTATTCTGACCATAATCAGTTTGAGAGACCTACTTTCCTTGTAAACGAGATAAAAGAGTTCGTGAACAATGCCACGAAAATCTATACAGAACTCGGATTTAATGAATTTTTTGTGTTTAATGGATTTGATATCGTAGTTCATGAGTCGAGACCAAGACCAAAAGTAGTTAACAAAGTGAGAAATGAGTTTGTTAAGAGAATAAATGAGTTTGTGGACGAGAATAGAAACTGGGAACGAACAAAGTCAATATTCTCGTACTTCTTTGCAGTACTACAAATATGCGATGACTACGCAAGCGCTCATTTTTCGAAATTTGTGGAAAGTTATAACGGCGAACAGAGATTATTCGATAGCGTCCTTGAAAATCCCGATGAATACGTTCCGTTTCTAAAAGTTGATGACCCTATCAAAAAAGTTCTTGGAGATAAAGACCCCTACAAATTCCAAAAAGATCTACTTGATGCACCAAAATTTGTAACTCTCTTTGCCCCATGTGGCAGGGGTAAAACTGAGGCAGCTTTATTGTGGGCACTAAATGCGCTGGAGAAATACAGACGAAACAAAATCGTTTTTGCAATGCCCACACAGACGACAAGCAACGCTATGTATGATAGACTCAAAGCAATTTTTGGTGAAGAGAACGTTGGGCTTTATCATGGAAGATGTTTCATTAAACTCAGAGACGACTTAAAGAAAGAGACCGATGAGGATTTTGAGGAAGAAAAAGATGTAGAGGAAATAAGAAGTGAAACTTTTAAAGGCAATACCTTTTTCAAGCCGATAACAATTACGACAGTTGATCACCTAATTTACTCATTCGTTAAGGGGTTTAGTCAGGCTGACTTTGCTTTGGGAAATCTACAGAATGCTGTTATTATTTTTGATGAGGTGCACTACTACGAGAAACTAACCTTAGAACATCTGCTAACTCTGTTTAATTTGCTGACAAAAATGGACATTCCCCATTTACTTATGTCAGGTACTTTACCAGATTTTATGCTTAAAGAGCTGGATAACTGCTACAGGCATATTGTTGACAAAGAAGGTCTTGAATTCATACCGTTTAAGCTTGAGCTTCATGGAAGACCTATGTTCGATGATGATGTTGTAAATGAGATTGTGGAAAACTACAGAAAAGGATTAACACAATTTACAATTTTAAATACTGTTGAAAGGGCAAAACAATTTTATTTAAGGCTAAAAGAGGAACTAAAAAACTCAGACGAGCCAAACATAATGCTCTACCATTCTCAATTTACTTATAACGATAGAGTAAAAAAAGAAAACGAAATTTACAGTAGAATAAAAAATAAACCCTTCATTCTGGTCGCAACGCAAGTAATTGAAATCTCGCTGGACATTTCATGTGATGTTATGTATTCCGAACTTGCCCCACCAGACGCTCTTGGACAGAGAGCTGGAAGACTTAACAGAAAAGGTAGAGAGTGGAGCAATGAGTTCGAGCATGTTTTGAAGATATACACGCCAGAGAAACACCTTCCTTACGAGGAAGATTTGTTTAATAAGGTGCAATTGAATGTACGGGATTATCAAAAGCCGATGAGTTATAAAGAGGTTAAGGAGTTTTGTGACAGAGTTTATGCAGATTATACACTTGAAATTCCGAGCGATCTGTTATCTCTCTTCAGAAAATGTGCAGTCTTTGGGTATAACTGGAAAGACATAACATTTGACGGTGAAGAAGGGCGAATATTCAGGGTTAGAGATGAAAAAATCCAGTATGTCGATGTTATACCAGAGTGTATTTACGAAAAAGAGGGGGAGAAAGCACTTAGAGTAGAAAATATGGCAAAAATACCTTTATACTATCTGTTGGAAGACATTAGAAGAGGATTAGGATATTTTTATCCTAAAGAAATTAAAAAAGGTAGAAAAATAAAAGTGTACTGGATCTGTCGCTACCCGTACAGCTACGAAATTGGATTTGAAAACAGAGGGGATGAAGAATTTACGATTCTGTAG
- a CDS encoding helix-turn-helix transcriptional regulator: MIREILSCRRRMNILYTLTSSPATFSELKRKTGINHTSLSIHLKKLQRSGLICREGRKYKLSMIGKVAYSLLDAIDRTTTTFERNLEFWIEHDFSSIPLHLMIRISDLGHYNVVSLNQDFFHYLENEISNAKWAKVVSCIALPFSMIDTDLEVVFGKEAGCGKIVADGIHIICVTTDQRITLALPFISGGIDLKKVIVSRDKQAVKWGKDIYEYFYTKAMKLCLKPNLRTYPKNCLSKLSSK, from the coding sequence ATGATCAGAGAGATACTATCCTGCCGGAGACGTATGAATATACTTTATACTCTAACATCGAGTCCGGCGACTTTTTCGGAGTTAAAAAGAAAAACCGGTATAAACCACACTTCTCTATCCATCCATCTAAAAAAGCTCCAGCGTTCTGGACTTATCTGCAGGGAAGGAAGAAAATATAAGCTGAGCATGATAGGAAAAGTTGCTTACTCATTGCTGGATGCAATTGACAGAACCACCACAACATTCGAGAGGAATCTGGAGTTCTGGATTGAACACGATTTCAGCTCTATACCACTCCACCTGATGATTAGGATAAGTGATCTTGGTCATTACAATGTGGTGTCCTTAAATCAGGACTTTTTTCACTATCTCGAAAATGAGATCTCAAACGCCAAATGGGCAAAGGTGGTTTCATGTATTGCACTCCCTTTTTCCATGATAGATACTGATTTAGAGGTCGTGTTTGGCAAAGAGGCTGGCTGTGGAAAGATAGTCGCTGACGGTATACATATTATCTGCGTGACAACGGATCAACGCATAACTTTGGCCCTTCCCTTCATTAGCGGTGGGATTGATCTGAAAAAGGTGATAGTCTCAAGAGATAAGCAGGCTGTAAAATGGGGAAAAGACATTTACGAGTATTTTTACACCAAAGCTATGAAATTATGCTTAAAACCGAATTTGAGGACTTACCCTAAAAATTGTCTGAGTAAATTATCCTCCAAATAA
- a CDS encoding class I SAM-dependent methyltransferase: MNFSTIAAEYEKLATLQKSASEILLRLLKIGENDDVLDLGCGTGHLTRKIRGLTKGRVVGIDPSEGMIARAIEDSRGMNITYKIMSAEEMNYHESFDVIFCNSAFQWFRNPERALRNCYKALRRGGRIGIQAPAKNVYCPNFIKAIEAVRKDERTGDVFAHFKEPWFFLETAEEYTSLFERCGFAVVFSKIERVVTEHTPEEVFGIFSSGAIAGYLNPEYYDVELNDEYIKAFREIVRQEFNRQAENGIVKLEFNRIFLVAVKDHKNFL, translated from the coding sequence ATGAACTTCTCAACAATTGCGGCGGAATACGAGAAGCTCGCAACACTGCAGAAATCCGCATCAGAGATACTGCTACGGCTTTTGAAAATCGGCGAAAATGATGATGTTCTGGACCTCGGATGCGGAACGGGGCATCTGACGAGGAAGATCAGAGGTCTGACGAAAGGGAGGGTTGTTGGCATAGACCCTTCGGAGGGAATGATAGCGAGGGCGATTGAGGATAGCAGGGGTATGAACATAACTTACAAGATCATGAGCGCGGAGGAGATGAACTACCATGAGAGCTTTGATGTCATCTTCTGCAATTCCGCCTTCCAGTGGTTTAGAAATCCCGAGAGGGCTTTGAGGAACTGCTACAAGGCTCTGAGGAGGGGTGGGAGAATAGGCATACAGGCACCTGCCAAGAATGTTTACTGCCCGAACTTCATAAAGGCTATTGAAGCCGTGAGAAAAGATGAGAGAACGGGAGATGTATTCGCCCATTTCAAAGAGCCGTGGTTCTTCCTCGAAACTGCTGAAGAATACACTTCCCTCTTTGAGAGATGCGGGTTTGCTGTGGTATTTTCGAAAATCGAAAGGGTTGTAACCGAGCATACACCAGAAGAGGTCTTCGGGATATTCTCGTCGGGAGCGATAGCCGGCTATCTCAACCCTGAATACTACGATGTCGAACTAAATGATGAGTATATTAAGGCATTCAGGGAGATTGTAAGGCAGGAATTCAACCGGCAGGCTGAGAATGGCATCGTAAAGCTGGAGTTCAACAGGATTTTTCTGGTGGCTGTTAAAGACCACAAAAATTTTCTGTGA